The Candidatus Zixiibacteriota bacterium DNA segment CATTATTTCGTTTGATCATATTTACGCCTCTCAAAAACGGTATTAAATAGATTGTGTACGATCCAACAGCCCCTCATTTTCGTGGTACGGCAATCATCCGGTTCTCGTTCTCCGAACCAGCATGTATCCAAGCGCCGCGAATGCTGTCAGGGAGACAATTTCACCCCATACCCCGGGCCAGGGTATGGCAAAACCTTTTGGCGCTCCGTAGTAAAAAACATACAGGGCAACCCCAACGCTCAGAAGCCCCTCGCCGCCAATCAAACCGGAACTGAAGAGAATGCCATTCTCACGGCGTCGGTCGAGCTCGGCCGGGTCAGATTGATGTTTTTTCTCGATAAAGTGCCTGATACATCCGCCAACGAATATTGGAGTCATTGTGGTGACCGGGAGGTACAGTCCCACCGCGAAGGGAAGTGAAGGCAGGGAGCATAATTCGATAATTGCTCCCAGCAGGACACCGATCAGGACGAGTCCCCAGGGGACCCCCGACTGCAAGACCCCCTCGATGATCGTTTTCATGAGAGTGGCTTGAGGGGCGGGAAGCTCCGGCGAACCGAACTTGTAGGCGCCATTCAAAATTATGATCGATGCCGCTACCGCCAGTGCCGAAGAAGAAGCTCCAATCAACTCGGCGATCTGTTGTTTGTACGGCGTGGCTCCCAGCAAGAATCCGGTTTTCAAATCCTGCGAAGTATCTCCGGCGATTGAAGCGGCCACACAGACAACAGTCCCGACTGTCAGGGCCGTAACCTTACCGATTGTGTCGGTCCATCCAAGATAAACGAAAATCATGCTGACAATCAGTAGGGTAACAATGGTCATGCCGGAGGTCGGATTGCTCGACACGCCAACCAGCCCTACGATTCGTGATGATACCGTGACGAACAGAAACGCGAACAGGGCGATCGCCGGCGCCGCCACAAGTCTTATGTCGATTGTGACTGCGTCACCGAGAACATTGGGAATCAACACCAGAGCAGCCGTGACGAGCAATACCCCGCCGACGACATATTTCAGCGAGAGATCGCGGTCGGTTCTGTCGGATTTGTCGGAATTATCGTTACCGGAAGCAGCTTTTCGACCGGCGATACGCGTCTTCATCTCGTCAACGCCGATCTTAAATGAACGCACCATGGTGGGAGCGGATTTGATGATGGTGATGATACCTCCAAACGCAACCGCGCCTGCCCCGACATAACGAATGTATCGATCCCAGATTTCCGAAGGGCTCATGTCGCCGATCAGCGCCGTCGTTTCAGGGAAAAGGGGCACCGACAGATGCTCGCCCACGTGCGCCATCAATGGAATCAGCACCGCCCACGATATGAGACTTCCAGCCACCATGATAGAGGCCACCCGGTAGCCAAGAATATATCCCACGGCAAGCAGAGCGGGGGTGGTGGTGATGCCGATCTGCGCTTTCTTAACAAGAGGCAGATAGAAATAGACCTTGTCTTTCCATAGATAAAGAACCGCCATAAGAAGTTTATAAATGACCCCGATGCCCAGCCCCCAGAACACGTTTGCCGCTCCCGCGCCGCCCTTGTCGGCGGCCACCAGAACCTTTGCGCAGGCGGTGCCTTCGGGAAAAGGTAAGGTGCCGTGCTCTTGCTTGATCAGCAGCCGTCTCAGCGGAATCATAAACAGCACGCCCAGTAATCCGCCGAGGGCCGCCAGACCGGCAATCTGGAATATGCTCGGGTTCAATCCCCAGAGAAACAGAGCCGGTATGGTGAAAATCACCCCCGAGGCGAGCGAAGAGCTGGCTGAACCGGCGGTCTGGGATATGTTGCTTTCCAGTACCGATGCCCTGCCGAAAAACCTCCGGGTAAGTCTGAAGAAACCAACCGTCATGACCGCCACCGGTATGGAAGTCGAGACCGTTATACCGGCCAGCAATCCGAGATAGGCGTTCGCGGCTCCGAACAGTATTCCGAAAATCGACCCGACTACAATCGATTTTATGGTGAACTCGGCGATATTCTCGGAGGGAGCAATGTGCGGCTGGAAGTCATCCGAGGAATCTTTGCCTGCTTTCCGGGAAACTTGAGTGCGGTCTTCGGTTGCCATGATTAAGCGAAGTCGTGGTCTGTCCTATGGGTAATAATAAATTTATCCGAACATACCGGTTATGTGCCGAACGTTCAAGTGTTTTCTGCGCCATTCCCGACAATTTGTCGCCGGCCATACAGCATAACCTATTGCTATTATGTTCGTTAGCTTTTTGTGTCCCGACGAGCGTTGACCGGTGGAATATGCCATACCAAAAGGGTTTTATTTGTTGACTTTGTAATCCGTTATCAGCATATTTTATATATCAAGAGTTAGCGATAATGCACAGGATGTCGCCGTCTCTGTTGGATTTTATCAGTGACCGGTTCGGTCTCAGAGTACTTGTCTTTTTGACCAAGCGTCGGAACATATCTGGCTTTGCAGCACTTTATGATGGACAATGTTAACATGGTCGGTCGTCTCTCAAAACCGCAGGGTTAACATCACCCGGATTGGCCGGGCGCGGTAGGGGTGGCCAGGAGAAAAGCACCGGAGTTTCTTTGAGGGACTTCGGATACAACCAGGACGAATCACAACAGCGGGCCGTTTCCTATGAGTGAGCCAAAGAAGCTGAAGCTGCTGAAGAAAACCGCCAGCACCAGCAGTCAGCGAAGTCGGTTCAATCGGTTGCGTGGCGCCGAACGAACGCGACGAATAATCGACAGCATCACCGATCCAGTCTTAGTTACCGACAACACCTATTCCACTGTAGAATGTCTCAATGAGGCGGGGGAGCGACTTTTTGGATTTTCCTCCGCGGATGTTACCGAAAAAGCGGTTGATTGCCTGCTCCGCACGGCGTCATCCGTTATTCCTGACTCGATGGGTCCATCCGGCAGTTGCGGTGGTAATAGTTCGTCGATAGCGGTCAGAGGGCGCACCAGAGATCGTTCTGACTTTTCCGCCCAGGCGTATTTTGGACAAATTGAAGCCGGCGAGCAGAAGCTGTGTGTGATTACGCTCCTGAGAGAAAGTGTAGCGTTCTTGGCTGAGAAAGGGGAGGGTAGCGTTTTGACTAAGCCTGTGCAGGAATCCGGTTCGTCTGTCCCCGAGGCCAGCGGTTTTGCTCAAAGGACTGCTGATCTTACGACTGACCGCCGACGATTCTCAGAATATGAGGATGGTTTCAGAGAACTTGCGGCGGTTTCTCCTGACGCCATTTGCGTACATGCCGATGGTAAGATCCTATTTGCCAATGCAGCGGCGGTACGCTTATTCGGCGCGGCCGGGGAGAATGACCTGGTGGGCAAACCGGTTTTAGACTTCATACATCCCGTATATCACCGGCTGGTCGAAGGCCGACTTGCACAACTCAATCGGGATAAAAAACCGACCTCCTTTGTTGAGCAAAGAATTGTCCGGCTTGACGGTGAAACCGTAGATATCGAGGCGGCGGCTGCCGCTATGGTTTACAACGGGCAACCTGCTGTTCAGGTTGTGGCGCGTGACATCACGCAGCGCAAGAAATCCGAACGGGCTCTGAGGGCCTCACAGGATCTCTACAGGTCGACCATTGATTCCATGGCTGACATGATACATGTGGTGGACCGTTCGCTGAAGATCACGTTAATAAACAAGACCTTTTCTCAGTGGTGCAAGCGATTCAGGCTCGCCGAAGATGCTGTCGGGAAATCCATCTTTGAACTGTTCACGTTTCTTGGTGAAGATGTGCGCTCGCAATATGAGACAGTCTTCGCAACCGGAAAGACTCTCGTTACTGAAGAAACGAACGCCCTTTATGGCGAGTTTGTAACCACCGAAACTCGCAAGATACCCATTATCGAGGATAATCAAATAACCAGGGTCGTCACCATCGTGCGGGATGTAACCGACCGCACGCGTGCCGAGGCTGCCCTGCGCGAGAGCGAGCAGCGTTTTCGTACGATAGCTGACTTTACTTATGACTGGGAATACTGGCTGGGGGCGGATGGTCAGTTGATGTATATCTCGCCTTCATGTGAAGCAACCACCGGATACAAGCCTGATGACTTCCGCCGGGACCCGGATTTGCTTGCGAAGATAGTGCACCCCGATGATCGCGCTATTCGCGGCCGACATTTACTCGCCGATACGACTGACGGTAAAGCAACCTCAGTGGACTTTCGAATCATAACCAAAGACGGCGCCGAACGGTGGATAAACCATGTGTGCCAGGCGGTTTTCTCGTCCGAGGGTGAGTATCTTGGTCGTCGTGCCAGTAACCGCGACATAACCGACCGCAAATTGGCCGAGCAAGCCCTTCGTCGCGAAAGAGACCGGGCACAACGGTATCTCGATGTTGCCGGAACCGTCCTGCTCGCCATCGACAAAAACCAGAAAGTTATTCTAATCAACAAAAAGGGAAGCCAGATTCTTGGCTATGATGAAACCGAAATTCTCGGCGCAAACTGGTTCGACCGCTTTATACCTTTTCAATGGCGCGAGTCTACCCGGATTGCATTCTGCGGCTTGATGGATAAAGGCAGCACTAACGGGCATGATTACCGGGAAACACCTGTGCTCGTGCGGAATGGCGATGAGCGCATTATAGCCTGGCATGACACCGTTCTGTATGACGAGTCGGGTAACCCCAGAGGCACTCTCAGTTCCGGTTCGGATATTACCGACCGTCGCCACATGGAGCAGGTGCAGGCGGCCCTCTTCGCAATTTCCGAAGCCACCCTCAACTCGCAAAGTCTGGAGGAGCTTCTCAGCATTATTCATCAGATTCTCGGAGGACTGATA contains these protein-coding regions:
- a CDS encoding oligopeptide transporter, OPT family; protein product: MATEDRTQVSRKAGKDSSDDFQPHIAPSENIAEFTIKSIVVGSIFGILFGAANAYLGLLAGITVSTSIPVAVMTVGFFRLTRRFFGRASVLESNISQTAGSASSSLASGVIFTIPALFLWGLNPSIFQIAGLAALGGLLGVLFMIPLRRLLIKQEHGTLPFPEGTACAKVLVAADKGGAGAANVFWGLGIGVIYKLLMAVLYLWKDKVYFYLPLVKKAQIGITTTPALLAVGYILGYRVASIMVAGSLISWAVLIPLMAHVGEHLSVPLFPETTALIGDMSPSEIWDRYIRYVGAGAVAFGGIITIIKSAPTMVRSFKIGVDEMKTRIAGRKAASGNDNSDKSDRTDRDLSLKYVVGGVLLVTAALVLIPNVLGDAVTIDIRLVAAPAIALFAFLFVTVSSRIVGLVGVSSNPTSGMTIVTLLIVSMIFVYLGWTDTIGKVTALTVGTVVCVAASIAGDTSQDLKTGFLLGATPYKQQIAELIGASSSALAVAASIIILNGAYKFGSPELPAPQATLMKTIIEGVLQSGVPWGLVLIGVLLGAIIELCSLPSLPFAVGLYLPVTTMTPIFVGGCIRHFIEKKHQSDPAELDRRRENGILFSSGLIGGEGLLSVGVALYVFYYGAPKGFAIPWPGVWGEIVSLTAFAALGYMLVRRTRTG
- a CDS encoding PAS domain S-box protein, which translates into the protein MSEPKKLKLLKKTASTSSQRSRFNRLRGAERTRRIIDSITDPVLVTDNTYSTVECLNEAGERLFGFSSADVTEKAVDCLLRTASSVIPDSMGPSGSCGGNSSSIAVRGRTRDRSDFSAQAYFGQIEAGEQKLCVITLLRESVAFLAEKGEGSVLTKPVQESGSSVPEASGFAQRTADLTTDRRRFSEYEDGFRELAAVSPDAICVHADGKILFANAAAVRLFGAAGENDLVGKPVLDFIHPVYHRLVEGRLAQLNRDKKPTSFVEQRIVRLDGETVDIEAAAAAMVYNGQPAVQVVARDITQRKKSERALRASQDLYRSTIDSMADMIHVVDRSLKITLINKTFSQWCKRFRLAEDAVGKSIFELFTFLGEDVRSQYETVFATGKTLVTEETNALYGEFVTTETRKIPIIEDNQITRVVTIVRDVTDRTRAEAALRESEQRFRTIADFTYDWEYWLGADGQLMYISPSCEATTGYKPDDFRRDPDLLAKIVHPDDRAIRGRHLLADTTDGKATSVDFRIITKDGAERWINHVCQAVFSSEGEYLGRRASNRDITDRKLAEQALRRERDRAQRYLDVAGTVLLAIDKNQKVILINKKGSQILGYDETEILGANWFDRFIPFQWRESTRIAFCGLMDKGSTNGHDYRETPVLVRNGDERIIAWHDTVLYDESGNPRGTLSSGSDITDRRHMEQVQAALFAISEATLNSQSLEELLSIIHQILGGLIDTTNFYVALYDGEHDQYTFPYLVDQYHSRADLHPEQLKKTLTDYVRRTGRPLLADENTDRELRARGEVDVVGQPSQIWLGVPLVTQRGTIGVVAVQSYADPTLYKESDMDLMTFVSRHITIAIERKLSEEALRESEEHHRSLLETMNEGLMIRDNDNNITFANNKMCEMLGYSRDEIIGRGLSVFLDRENRLIMEEQLQQRQLGGRQPYELEFTRRDGRKVTTIVSPELVKDAVGNIVGSFAVITNITEHKRTEEKLRQATDLLRTEREALTQKNIALKEILDHLETERKDYKQTICSDVERAISPILTRAKILLGIERAADIEALESQLTAILAKDIDDFRNRYSTLTPREFEICDMIRSNHSSKEISERLNLSLLTVHKHREQIRRKLGITSKGINLSTYLQSH